Genomic DNA from Gimesia aquarii:
ATGAATTTGTATAATGGCAAGTCATTGTCTGGATTTACCACTGAAAATGTCGAGCAACTTCGTAAAGAAGCAAAATCAGAAGGGCTGTTTGGAATCTCTCCTCGTTATGTTCAGGACAAAATTTCCAATGCACTCGTGGTAAACTCTCATAGCTCGAATCTGAATCCGTTTATGCTTTTGAATGAGCTGGAGGAAGGGTTAAAGCATCACTCGTTGATTGCCAACGATGACTTGCGAGATCATTATCGCCAGTTAATTACTGTCGTCAAAGAGGAGTATACTGATATTGTGAAAAATGAAGTTCAGCGTGCGATTGCCGCTGACGAAGAAGCACTCACGCGATTGTGTGGTAATTACCTTGATAACGTGAAAGCGTACACACAGAAAGAACGCGTCAAGAATAAATTTACTGGTGAATATGAAGAGCCGGATGAACGACAGATGCGTTCTATCGAAGAGCGAATCGATATTCCTGAAACCAGAAAAGATGATTTCCGTCGTGAGATCATGAACTACATTGGCGCGTTATCAATGGATGGAAAAACGTTCGACTACAAAACGAACGAACGTTTGCAAAAGGCGCTCGAAATGAAATTATTCGAGGACCAGAAGGATACCATCAAATTGACGAGTCTGGTATCGAACGTGGTCGATGCCGAAACGCAGGAGAAAATCGATATCGTCAAAGCCCGGCTGATTCGAAATTATGGCTATGATGAAGAGTCGGCAACAGACGTATTGCAATATGTCGCTAGCATCTTCGCTCGTGGAGACATAAAAAAAGGTAGTGATGCAGCTTAATCTTTGAGACGATTGTAACTTCATACAGAGTACTTAAGAGAAGAAGGAATTGTTTGAGAGCCGACGAACCCCTGCTTCCCTAAACTGAAAGGGTCTCGATATTATGGTACGTAGAATTGATCGTGACCAGCAACGATTTAATAAGATTATCAAGGGGAAGGTTCGTCAACAGCTCCGGAAGTATATCAATCATGGTGAGATGATTGGTCGCAAAGGTCGAGAAACTGTCAGTATCCCTGTTCCCAATATTGAGATCCCCCATTTTCAGCATGGCGAAAAAGGAAGTGGCGGAGTAGGCCAGGGGGAAGGTGACGTAGGAGAAACAATCGGCCGTGGTCAGGATGATGGTGATGGTAAAGGTCAAGCCGGTAACCAGCAGGGGCAACATATTCGGGAAGTGGAATTAACACTTGAAGAATTGGCTGACATGCTCGGCGAAGCTCTGGAACTTCCACGAATTGAACCCAAGGGCGATGACGCGCTGACATCCAAGAAAGACCGCTACACATCAATCCGACCCACTGGACCCGATTCATTAAGACATTTTAAACGTACCTACAAACGAGCGCTCAGGAGAATGATTGCGACAAACAATTATGATCCCACTGAGCCGTCAATTATTCCTACTAAAGATGATGAGCGGTTTCGAAGCTGGAAAACCGTTTCAGAACCACATACGAATGCCGCCGTCATTTATATGATGGATGTATCGGGATCAATGACAGACGTCCAGAAAGAAATCGTCCGTACGGAGTCCTTTTGGATTGATACCTGGTTAAAACGTCAATACGACGGTATTGAACGTCGTTATATCGTACATGATGCTGTTGCTCATGAAGTGGATGAAGATACCTTCTACCGAGTTCGCGAAAGTGGTGGAACGCGTATCTCATCCGCTTACCGGGCGGCAAACCAGATCATTCAAAGAGACTTTCCCCCTTCGCTATGGAATATTTACTGTTTTCAATTTTCCGATGGGGACAATTGGGGAGAAGATAACACCGAGTGTATCGACAATCTCAAACAGAACATTTTTCCGATCTGTAATCTTTTCTGTTATGGACAGGTAAGAAGTCCTTATGGGTCCGGGGACTTTATCAAGGAATTACGGAAGATTGAAGAAGAGTGGGATAATTTGATCCTCTCTGAAATTGACGATAAAGAAGCGATCTATGGTTCGATTAAGACGTTTCTGGGAACAGGAAAATAGATTGACTGAAAGTAGTATGTTTTAGAGTTTGAGTGAAAGAACAGTCAGCCTCTGATTCGGAATCGATTGACCGCTGACGGAGATTCATATGGTAGTCACAACTCATCGCCCTTTACCTAAAGAATTGAGTGATATCCAACAGGAGATGGAACAGCATGCGCTCGATTATGGTCTCGACTTCTTCAAAACCATCTTTGAAGTCCTGGACTACGAAGAGCTGAGTATGTTTGCCGCCTATGGTGGATTTCCGGTTCGTTATCCTCACTGGAGATTTGGAGCCCAGTTTGATGAATTGATGAAAGGCTATTCGTACGGTCTGCAGAAAATCTATGAAATGGTGATCAATACGGATCCCTGTTATGCCTATCTCTTGAGTGCGAATGACATCACCGATCAAAAACTGGTGATTGCACACGTTTATGGTCACTGTGATTTTTTTAAAAACAACGCCTGGTTCTCGCACACCAATCGCAAAATGCTCGATCAGATGGCCAATCACGCCACCCGTATGAATCGGCATATTGATGATTATGGTTATGAAACAGTGGAGATGTTTATTGATACTTGTCTTTCTTTGGAAAGCTTGATCGATCCCTATGCGCCGCATGTCAGGCGAACGAAGAAGCCTCCCACAAAAGAAGAGACAGAAAAACAAAAAACCGATACCGCTGAAACGTCTTCAGGACGATTTCCAGCAAAGCAGTACATGGATCCGTATATTAATCCTGAAGACATACTCGAAGAAGAGGCCAACGAAAAACGCAAGAAAGCTCAGGAATTGGCCGATCAACTGAAATTTCCAAAAGAACGTTTGCGAGATGTGTTGTTCTTTTTGATTCAGTATGCGCCTTTGGAAGATTGGCAGCGTGATGTGCTTTCGATTATTCGAGATGAAGCGTACTACTTTGCTCCCCAAGGGCAGACCAAGATCATGAACGAGGGTTGGGCCAGTTTCTGGCACTCCACAATTATGACGCGTCATGGTTTGACGGATGAAGGCTTGATCAATTATGCCGATCACCATAGTGGTACGATGGCAACCAGTCCAAACCGACTGAATCCGTATAAGTTAGGAATTGAACTACTCAAAGATATCGAAGAACGCTGGAATAAAGGGCAATTTGGCCCCGAGTACGAGAACTGTCCTGATATGTTTAAAAAAGAGAATTGGAATCAGGATTTAGGGTTGGGCAGAGAGAAAATCTTTGAAGTTCGACGGATTCATAACGATATCACGTTTATCGATACGTTTTTGACTCCTGAGTTCTGCTATAAAAATCAGATGTTTTCGTTTGCCTATAATGATTCCAATCGAACTTACGAAATTCAGTCACGCGAATTTGAGCAGATCAAACTACAACTTTTGAGCAGCCTTAGTAATCATGGACGACCTGTGATTTACGTTCAGGATGGAAACTATAAAAACCGGGGTGAACTCTATCTGGAACATGAATATCTGGGAGTCGAACTCAAGCTCGATTATGCTCAGGATACGCTGGTCAACTTGCATACGATCTGGAAACGACCCGTGAATATCGAAACGGTCGTTGACGACAGACCTACCATCTTGAGTTATGACGGTAAGAAGCATTCCACAAATTCAAAAGAAAAAGAATAAATCAGGGAAGGGATGTCTCCGCAAGGAGGATTGAATAATGACCGTGATAAATCAACTAAATCATGAGCTGAAGCAGCTGGCAGGATCGCAGATCGCACAGCCGAGTACAATCACACTGGCTGCCACAGGCAAAATTGAAGTGCTGATCGATTTTACTTCTGTCGACTCGATGAGTTGTTCTTTAAGAGAAGTGCGCGTAAATGTGCCGTCCTTAACCCAGGCAACGTTTGACAAGTTGAAAGAATGGGGGCAGAAACTGTGTCAGCGAGTCACCTATCTTTTAGAAAACATAGGGCCTCTCGAATATGATGAAGATGCAGGGCAGGTATTAATTCGTTCGACTCCCCCCGACCAGAATCAAGCGGGGACTCGGTTTTATGAAATCATTCTCTCATCACATTCCAATGGGCAATTCAGTTTAAAACGTTTCGAATATCAAAATGGACAAAGTGGTCGTACTCAGGTTGATATTCAGGTCACTCATGAAGTGCTGCGAAAGTTTGTCGAGGACCTGCTAGATACGATTCCTTGATCTGGTAAGAACTCAGTAATTCCCTTTGGAATCTACAATATCGAACCCTATATGCCTTAGGTAATATTTTGCCTAAGGTTTTATTTTTTATATGGTTACAGATTGTGGATTAATGTCATGATTAGTGCTTGACGAAACCTGTTTTACATGTAAAATCATATTTCATGAGTAAAACATTAGAAAGAAACGACTCGAGATTATCGTACCGTGTGCCCGCTCTTGAAAAGGGGTTGGAGGTTCTGGAGCTATTGTCTGGTATCTCGCAACCATTGTCTCTGACAGACATTGCAGATCGTTTGGGGCGGACCAAGCAAGAGCTGTTTCGAGTGATGGCCTGCCTCAATGAACAAGGGTATTTAATTCGCGATCTCAATCAGGGCTACCGGATGAGTACCAAACTGTTCGAACTGGGATCCAAGCATGCAAGTACGGGGGCATTAATTGCGCGTGCCACTCCGCACATGGAGACATTGGCGAATGAACTGAATGAGCCATGTCACCTGAACCTGGTCGTTCGCAATAAAATGTTGGTGATTGCACGTGTGAATTGCGATGCAGATGTTGCTTTGGCGGTCCGCATCGGTGCCAGCTTCAAACTTCACGAACGTAACAGCGGTTTAGTAGCGCTATCTTTTTTACCTGACGAACAGAGACTCAAATACTGGTCACAATGTGATTTACCGGATGATCAGATTCGCGAATATGAGGCCGAGTCACGTGCGATTCGGCAAGCTGGTTTTCGTACCATGGCGAGCACGCTGAATCAGGGAGTTCAGGATACGGCTACTCCGATTCTTGGTGCAGAAGGACGGTTGTTGGCAGTGTTGTGTGTTTCACATATTTTACGTGTTGGCGAGTCGCGGGACAGCACGACGATTTCCTCAGCGATGTTACGCTGCTCGCAAGCGATTTCAAGTGAGTTTGGACCGACGATGTTAAAGACACCAGATGTTGAAACGCACGCTGTCCACTGAATCAAGTGGGTAAACGAACGGAGTTTTTATGCTGGATCAACAGATTCGAGATCATGATTTTCCCAGTTTGAAAGGTCGTGTTTACTTAAATACGGCTGCAGAAGGGATTCCTCCAATTGCGGTGAGCGAAGCGTTCCAGCAGTACTTTCAGGACAAAGAACTGGGCATGGATGGCCGTGAGCTTCATGAAGTACAATGGGAAGCAGCAAAAAAAGTAGTTTCCCAATTGTATGGTATGAGTTCCGATGAAGTCAGTATCTGTTCCTGCAGTTCTGAAGCGTTTAATCTGGCATATCAGTCTTTGCAGCTAAAACCAGGTGATGAAGTCATTATCAGTGATTTAGACTTTCCTGCCAGTTATACGTTCGGGTTACAACAGAGTTGTCCTGCCACCGTAAAAATCTGGGAAGCCCGTGATTGGGAATTACGATTGGAAGATCTGCAGTCACTTTTAACAGACAAAACACGTGTGGTGAGTATCTCACTGGTCAGTTTTTTCAATGGGTTCAAAATTCCTTTGAAGGAAGTGATTCAAACGATTCGCCAACATTCTTCCGCTTTAATCGCCTTAGATGTCACTCAGGCCCTGGGACGAATTCCGCTCGATCTGGAAGACATTGATCTGGTAATCAGCAGCACACATAAGTGGATTCTGGCTTCTCATGGTGGGGGGCTGGTAGGCGTGCCTGCGTCGCGTGCGAATGAATGGACTGTTCCCGCCGGGGGCTGGTTTAATCTGAAAGACGCATTTGGAGATCGGCGTTTTGAAAAAGCAGAGAGCCTGCCAGGAGCGGCGAGCTTTACAGTGGGCATGCCCAATTATCCCGCCGTTTATGCAATCCGCGCTGCTTTGGATTATATTACAGCGGTGGGCCTCGAAGAAATTAATCAGGCAACCGAGCCTCTGGTCGAAGCCTGTCTGGCAGGACTCGCAGAGTTACCGGTTGAATTCATTTCGCCGCGGAAGATCGAAAACTTAGCGGGTATTATTGCATTTCGACATCCTGAAGCGGAAAGGATTTATCAACACTTACATAGTAAACAAATTCATCCTATGTATCATGCGGGCAGGATTCGTGTTGCCTTGCATGGATACAATACACTGGACGATGTAGAAACATTTTTACGGGAATTGAAGTACACACTCTCAAAAAGTTTTGTCGGTACATGAAACGGACCGTTGGTCTGAAATAGTTTTATCGAGCGTATTTTTTTACTGATTTTTGATCTAACTGGAACTATAATAATAGGGTAAGCATAAGCTCATTATCCTAAAGTCTTACCTTCACGCATAAGCGACAGACTGCTGTTTGAGAAGCGAACACTCATCCAGAAAACTTGTGGCTCCTACCTGATAATGCTGGAAATAATAATGACGATGCATGCGAGATTACAAAATCAATTCGATTCATTCGGAACACAATTTCTCTCAGGATTGTTGATCGCTTTTGCTGTGTTGACGACTTCCAGCCTTTGCGCGGCTGAGAAGCAACCCACACAACAACAGATTCAGTTTTTTGAATCCAAGATTCGACCGTTGTTTATTAAGCATTGTTATGACTGTCATGGCCCCGATGAGCAGGAATCCGGGCTGCGTATGGATTCCTTTCAGGGTATTGCCAAAGGGGGCAAAGCAGGTTCGTTGATCGTCCCGGGTAAGCCGGAACAGAGCTTATTGATCACGGCCGTGAAGTACCAGTCGCCCGATTTACAAATGCCACCCGAGGACAAACTAAGCAAACAGGAAGTCAAAGACCTGGTCAATTGGGTCAAAATGGGGGCACCGTATCCTAATGCTGACTTAAGTCTTCTCAGAACTGCGGATGCAAAAGGCAAGTTGGATCTGGAAAAAGAAAGACAATTCTGGTCATTTCAATCTGTGAAGAAACCTGCATTGCCGAAAGTCAAAAAGAGCGAGTGGGTGAAAAATCCGATCGACCAGTTTGTATTGCAAAAACTGGAGCAAGCGAACCTCACTCCTGCTGAACCGGCTGACAAGCGCACTTTAATTCGACGTACGACATATGGCTTAACGGGACTGCCTCCCACATTGCAGGAAATCAATGATTTTTTGAACGATACTTCACCACAGGCGTTTGAAAAAGTGGTTGACCGCTTGTTGGCTTCGCCACATTACGGCGAACACTGGGGCCGTCATTGGTTGGATGTCGCACGTTATGCCGACTCAAATGGTCTTGATGAGAATGTGGCCTATGGAACGGCCTGGAAATATCGAGATTACGTGGTCAATGCTCTGAATAAAGACAAACCTTACGACCAGTTTCTGAAAGAACAGTTGGCAGGAGATCTACTGGAACCAACTCAAGATGTCGCCGTACGTAATGAGCGTTTGATCGCGACGGGGTTTTTGTCTTTAGGTCCTAAAGTCTTGGCGGAAGTCGATGAAACCAAGATGGAAATGGACATTATTGACGAGCAGATTAATACCATCGGTGTTTCTCTGATGGGGCTGACGCTGGGATGTGCCCGCTGTCATGACCACAAATTCGATCCGATTCTAGCACATGATTATTATGGTTTGGCGGGCATCTTAAAAAGCACTAAAATCATGGAGCATTATAAGAAGGTCGCCCGCTGGCATGAAAATTCATTGGCGACCGAAGCAGAACTTAAAGTGCAAGCTCAATGGGACCGGAAGATCAAATACGAGAATGATA
This window encodes:
- a CDS encoding SpoVR family protein, with translation MVVTTHRPLPKELSDIQQEMEQHALDYGLDFFKTIFEVLDYEELSMFAAYGGFPVRYPHWRFGAQFDELMKGYSYGLQKIYEMVINTDPCYAYLLSANDITDQKLVIAHVYGHCDFFKNNAWFSHTNRKMLDQMANHATRMNRHIDDYGYETVEMFIDTCLSLESLIDPYAPHVRRTKKPPTKEETEKQKTDTAETSSGRFPAKQYMDPYINPEDILEEEANEKRKKAQELADQLKFPKERLRDVLFFLIQYAPLEDWQRDVLSIIRDEAYYFAPQGQTKIMNEGWASFWHSTIMTRHGLTDEGLINYADHHSGTMATSPNRLNPYKLGIELLKDIEERWNKGQFGPEYENCPDMFKKENWNQDLGLGREKIFEVRRIHNDITFIDTFLTPEFCYKNQMFSFAYNDSNRTYEIQSREFEQIKLQLLSSLSNHGRPVIYVQDGNYKNRGELYLEHEYLGVELKLDYAQDTLVNLHTIWKRPVNIETVVDDRPTILSYDGKKHSTNSKEKE
- a CDS encoding aminotransferase class V-fold PLP-dependent enzyme, which gives rise to MLDQQIRDHDFPSLKGRVYLNTAAEGIPPIAVSEAFQQYFQDKELGMDGRELHEVQWEAAKKVVSQLYGMSSDEVSICSCSSEAFNLAYQSLQLKPGDEVIISDLDFPASYTFGLQQSCPATVKIWEARDWELRLEDLQSLLTDKTRVVSISLVSFFNGFKIPLKEVIQTIRQHSSALIALDVTQALGRIPLDLEDIDLVISSTHKWILASHGGGLVGVPASRANEWTVPAGGWFNLKDAFGDRRFEKAESLPGAASFTVGMPNYPAVYAIRAALDYITAVGLEEINQATEPLVEACLAGLAELPVEFISPRKIENLAGIIAFRHPEAERIYQHLHSKQIHPMYHAGRIRVALHGYNTLDDVETFLRELKYTLSKSFVGT
- a CDS encoding IclR family transcriptional regulator: MSKTLERNDSRLSYRVPALEKGLEVLELLSGISQPLSLTDIADRLGRTKQELFRVMACLNEQGYLIRDLNQGYRMSTKLFELGSKHASTGALIARATPHMETLANELNEPCHLNLVVRNKMLVIARVNCDADVALAVRIGASFKLHERNSGLVALSFLPDEQRLKYWSQCDLPDDQIREYEAESRAIRQAGFRTMASTLNQGVQDTATPILGAEGRLLAVLCVSHILRVGESRDSTTISSAMLRCSQAISSEFGPTMLKTPDVETHAVH
- a CDS encoding PSD1 and planctomycete cytochrome C domain-containing protein, giving the protein MTMHARLQNQFDSFGTQFLSGLLIAFAVLTTSSLCAAEKQPTQQQIQFFESKIRPLFIKHCYDCHGPDEQESGLRMDSFQGIAKGGKAGSLIVPGKPEQSLLITAVKYQSPDLQMPPEDKLSKQEVKDLVNWVKMGAPYPNADLSLLRTADAKGKLDLEKERQFWSFQSVKKPALPKVKKSEWVKNPIDQFVLQKLEQANLTPAEPADKRTLIRRTTYGLTGLPPTLQEINDFLNDTSPQAFEKVVDRLLASPHYGEHWGRHWLDVARYADSNGLDENVAYGTAWKYRDYVVNALNKDKPYDQFLKEQLAGDLLEPTQDVAVRNERLIATGFLSLGPKVLAEVDETKMEMDIIDEQINTIGVSLMGLTLGCARCHDHKFDPILAHDYYGLAGILKSTKIMEHYKKVARWHENSLATEAELKVQAQWDRKIKYENDKIAGLIKSENERLQKAGGKDFKLPAKPESSYSKAAQKQLKEFRDKVATLKKERPEVSTALGAAEREIVDVPIHIRGSHLTLGEMVPRQVPVVLNQQSSDPFPKDQSGRLKFAEWLVNRDHPLTSRVIVNRIWRWHFGKGIVATPDNFGKLGAKPTNQPLLDWLATNLMEQGWSLKKLHRMILLSNTWQMSNKWNEQAASVDPDNDLMWRADLRRLDAESIRDSILLVSGGLDLKMGGSLLNVNNREFVFNHESKDGVTYDFNRRSIYLPVIRNHLFGMFMLFDYSDASVLNGDRASTTVAPQALFLLNSHLVEDASERMADSILSLTSQSPEQKIQQLFLKSYGRLPSELEVNRSLEFLDEVENDLQSEEADSVKRIHRAWQVLCQSFFASSEFIYLK
- a CDS encoding DUF444 family protein; the encoded protein is MVRRIDRDQQRFNKIIKGKVRQQLRKYINHGEMIGRKGRETVSIPVPNIEIPHFQHGEKGSGGVGQGEGDVGETIGRGQDDGDGKGQAGNQQGQHIREVELTLEELADMLGEALELPRIEPKGDDALTSKKDRYTSIRPTGPDSLRHFKRTYKRALRRMIATNNYDPTEPSIIPTKDDERFRSWKTVSEPHTNAAVIYMMDVSGSMTDVQKEIVRTESFWIDTWLKRQYDGIERRYIVHDAVAHEVDEDTFYRVRESGGTRISSAYRAANQIIQRDFPPSLWNIYCFQFSDGDNWGEDNTECIDNLKQNIFPICNLFCYGQVRSPYGSGDFIKELRKIEEEWDNLILSEIDDKEAIYGSIKTFLGTGK